In one window of Eleutherodactylus coqui strain aEleCoq1 chromosome 10, aEleCoq1.hap1, whole genome shotgun sequence DNA:
- the SOWAHD gene encoding ankyrin repeat domain-containing protein SOWAHD has protein sequence MKKSTSSAEVDVENRSSFIRDARSMKRMESMSRTPSPATISKRKRGMRGSLWSATGSLPFGGAWISAANFDAFDGPEQQPQDSGVSDLVLDPVEHAWMIMVAEGNFEELKDSLQEDPNLIYKRDFVTGYSVIHWIAKHGHHEDLIKLMDFASASGYSLDINTRASGGLTPLHIAALQGHDMLIKVLVGAYNADIHIRDYNGQKAWQYLRLKTDRNLLILLGCPEEEEAGAMAGVNNNNNSRAATLQKMAQRDYDETDSLSKVALSVAPFRNFIRNAYSFLKNW, from the coding sequence ATGAAGAAGTCAACCTCAAGTGCAGAAGTAGATGTGGAGAACAGATCTTCCTTTATACGAGATGCAAGGAGCATGAAGAGGATGGAAAGCATGAGCAGGACTCCGTCACCTGCCACCATAAGCAAAAGGAAAAGAGGAATGAGAGGAAGCTTGTGGAGTGCAACCGGATCACTGCCGTTTGGTGGAGCATGGATCTCAGCAGCTAATTTTGATGCCTTTGATGGTCCAGAACAGCAGCCTCAAGATTCAGGGGTCAGCGATTTAGTACTAGACCCTGTGGAGCATGCATGGATGATAATGGTTGCAGAAGGCAACTTCGAAGAACTAAAGGATTCGCTACAGGAGGATCCTAATTTGATTTACAAAAGAGATTTTGTAACTGGTTACTCTGTGATCCATTGGATTGCCAAACATGGTCACCACGAGGATTTAATAAAACTCATGGATTTTGCAAGTGCTAGCGGTTACTCTTTGGATATCAATACTCGCGCTAGTGGTGGCTTAACTCCACTCCACATTGCAGCACTACAGGGGCATGACATGCTCATCAAAGTTTTGGTCGGTGCATACAATGCGGATATCCATATTCGGGACTATAATGGCCAAAAAGCTTGGCAATACCTAAGGCTGAAGACGGATAGGAACCTTCTGATACTCCTAGGTTGTCCTGAAGAAGAGGAAGCGGGAGCAATGGCTGGTGTGAACAATAATAACAACAGTCGTGCAGCCACTCTGCAGAAGATGGCGCAACGGGACTATGATGAGACGGATTCTCTATCTAAAGTAGCATTGTCAGTAGCGCCCTTCAGGAACTTTATAAGGAACGCCTATAGTTTTCTTAAGAACTGGTGA